Part of the Leifsonia soli genome is shown below.
GACCGAGGTGCACAGCGTCCCGATGCTCGTCGTCGCGGTGATCGGCCTCGTCGCGAACTTCGGGGCGCTGCTGCTGCTCCGGCCCGCCGCCGGACACTCGATCAACATGCGCGGGGCGTATCTGGAGGTGTTCGGCGACCTGGTGGGGTCCGCCACCGTCATCGTCGCGGCCGTGGTCATCCTGCTCACCGGCTTCACCCCGGCCGACGCGATCGCGTCGCTGCTGATCGCCGCGCTGATCGTCCCGCGTGCGTTCGTGCTGCTGCGCGACGTGGTGCGGGTGCTGAGCGAGGCGGCGCCGGCGGACACGGATGTCGCCGAGATCCGGGACCACATCCTCGGGACGGCGGGGGTCGTCGCGGTCCACGACGTGCACGTCTGGGCGATCACCTCGGGGGCGCCGGTGTTCAGCGCGCACGTCGTGTGCGAGCCGGCGGTGTTCCGCGAGGGCCGGACGGGCACCCTGCTCGACGAACTGTCCGGCTGTCTGTCGAAGCACTTCGACGTGGAGCACTCCACCTTCCAGCTGGAGCCGGCGGAGCATGCCGCCCACGAGGACGAGTTCCACCGCTGACCCGCCTGGCGTCTTGCCTCCGTCGGAGATCCGGCCGCCCTGGGCGCGTATCTCCATCCACACCGCGGTCCGTCGGAGATTCGGGGCGGATTATCCGACGGTGGACGCGGTCAGGGTCAGGCCTCGGGGTGCGTGGGAGCGGGGGCAGGCTCCTCGACCGCCGCGGGAGCGGCCGCGTCTTCCGCGGCCTTGCGCTTCGACTTCCGCAGTGACTGGAAGTAGTGGAACAGCGTCGGCACCAGGGTGATGACGACCGCGCCGATCAGGATGACGTCGATGTAGCTGGAGACGAAGTTCGCCACCGGCGGGATGTATCCGATCAGATAGCCGAAGAACGTCAGCCCGGCGCCCCACAGCAGCGCGCCGAGGGCGTTGTACAGCGAGTACTTCTTGTAGGACATGTGCCCGACGCCCGCGGCGACCGGCGCGAAGGTGCGCACGATCGGCACGAACCGGGCAACGATGACCGCGAGCGCACCGAAGCGCTCGAAGAACTGGTTGGTGCGCCGCACGTTCTCCATCGAGAACAGTCCGGTCTCCTTGCGTTCGAAGATCCGGGGGCCGGCCTTGTGGCCGATCAGATACCCGGCCTCTCCGCCGAGGAACGCCGCGAACGCGATGGCGAGGCAGACCCACCAGATGTCGACGCCGAACACCAGGGAGGTGTGCGTCAGCAGCCCCGAGATGATCAGCAGCGTGTCGCCCGGAAGCAGGAAGCCGACCAGCAGACCGGTCTCGGCGAAGACGATCCCGCAGACCACGAGGAGCGCCCAGGGACCCGCCGAATGGATGATGGTGTTCGGGTCGAGCCACGGGATGAGGCCGGCGTGATGGATCACGGTACTCCAGGAGGGATCGGTGGGAAAGCTGAGCCCGAGTTTAGCGTCGGCCATGCGCTGGAAGCTGCACGAAGCGTGCGAATTCGGGCCCGCCCGGAAAGATCATCCTGGGGTCGTACGGGTGCGGGAGAAGGGACTCGAACCCTCACGCCGTGAAGCACAGGAACCTAAATCCTGCGTGTCTGCCAGTTTCACCACTCCCGCAGTGCGCTGGGCGCGGCTACGACATTAGCTCATGGACGCGCGGGGCGACCTCCGTGCCGTACAGCTCGATGGATCGCATCAGGTCGTCGTGGGGGAGCGTCCCGTTGCTCATCTTGATGTCGAAGCGGGAGGCCCCGAGCCCCTTCGCCGCGTAGGCGATCTTCTGCGCGACGGTCTCGGGCGAGCCGACGACGAGCGCACCGTCCGGCCCGGCCTCGTGCTCGAACCGGGCGCGCGAGGCCGGCGGCCAGCCGCGCTCACGGCCGATGCGGTTCGTCATCACCTCGTAGTGCGGCCACAGGATGTCCTTGGCCTCCTGGTCGGTCTCGGCGATGAAACCGGGGGAGTGCACGCCGATCGGGAGGCTCGTGTCCTGCCCGAACTGCTCCAGCGCCTTGCGGTACAGCTCGGCGAGCGGCTGGAACCGCATCGGGCCGCCGCCGATGATGGCGAGCACGAGCGGGAAGCCGTAGTGCGCCGCACGCACCACCGACTCCGGGCTCCCACCCACGCCGATCCACGTCTTCAGCAGGCCGTGCTCGACGTGCGGGTACACCGACTGATCGTTCAGCGGCGCCCGGAGCTCGCCCGTCCAGGTGACCGGCTGCTGCTTGCGCACCTCGGCGAACAGACTCAGCTTCTCCTCGAACAGCTCCTCGTACTTTGCGAGGTCGTAGCCGAACAGCGGGAACGACTCGATGAACGAGCCGCGGCCGAGGATGACCTCTGCGCGACCGCCGGAGATGCCGTCGAGGGTCGCGAATCGCTGGAACACGCGCACCGGGTCGTCCGAACTCAGCACCGTGACGGCCGATCCGAGGTGGATGCGCTCGGTCTGCCCGGCGATCGCCGCGAGCACGACCTCGGGCGCCGAAACGGCGAAGTCCTCGCGATGGTGCTCGCCGACGCCGAAGAAGTCGAGGCCGACGCGGTCGGCCTGCACCCCCTCCGCCACGACGTTGCGGAGCGTCTGCGCCTGCGACAGCGGTGTGCCGTCCGCATCCCGCGTCACGTCGCCGAACGTGTCGATCCCGAGTTCCAGCTTCCCGGCCATGTCATCCCTCTATTCATGCGTTTGCATGGATGCCAACGCCTCACCGGCCAGGGTATTCCGGGTCAGGCGGTCCGGGGACGACGCGGGACGTACCGCGGGATGTAGCGGGCCAGCATCCCCGCGCCGACCAGCCCCAAAACGCCCATGACACCGCTGGCGAACGAAATCGACACGAGCGCCGTCAGCAGCGAGACGACCAGGGGGGCGGCGGCCTGGCCGGCGTCGGCCGAGAACCGCCACGCGCCGAGGAAGGGTGCAGGCCGGTCCTTCGGCGCGAGGTCGGCGCCGAGCGTCATCACGATGCCGGAGCCGATGCCGTTCGCCACCGAGAGGAACAGCGAGACGCCGATGTACCAGGCGACCGCGGAGCTGAGGTCGTGCGAGAAGGCGAGCACCAGGAAGCCGAGGCCGAGGCCGATCATGGACGGGATGGCGCTCCACATCCGCCCGAACCGGTCCATGATCTGTCCGCTGGCGTAGAAGAGGGCGAAGTCGACGGCACCCGCGAGGCCGATGATGAGCGCGGTGTTCGACTCGCTCAGTCCGATGGACACGGCCCACAGCGGCATCAGCACGGTGCGGGCGGAGCGGATCGCCGCCACGAGGGAGACGCCCGCGCCCATCCGGATGAGCACCTCCCGGAACGACCAGATGGTGCGGAACAGCCCGTGGGTGCGCTCCTCTGCCTCCTCTTCGCCGGCCGTCACCTGGGCGCCGGATTCGTCGGTGACCCGCGCGGACGGGCCGAACATCTTCTCGGGGTCCGGGAGCGCCAGGAGCACGACGACCGAGCCGAGGCAGCTGATGATGAAGATCCAGAACACGGACTGCGTGGATCCTGTCGCCGCGATGACGGCGGACGCGATGAGCGGGCCGACGAACCATCCGCCGCGGAAGATGCCGCCGAGGGTGGACAGTGCCCTGGCGCGATAGCGAGCGGGAACGTACGAGGTCATGAACGCGTGGCGGGCGAGGGCGAACACGGCGGTCGCGATGCCGACCAGGAAGATGCCGGCCATCAGCACCCAGTAGTTGGGCGCCAGCAGGCAGATCGCGACGCCGACGATCGCGACGACGGCCGCGCCGATCATCGAGGTGCGCTCGCCGACGCGTGACACCACCCATCCGCTCGGGATGTCTCCGATCAGTTCGCCGAGCATCACCATGGAGGCGATGAAGCCGGCCATCGCCAGGGTCGCACCGAGGTTGCCTGCGGCGACGGGGATGATGGGGATGATCGCGCCCTCTCCGATCGAGAAGAGGAGCGTCGGCAGGAAGGCGGCGAGGGCGACGGAGCGGAAGGAGAAGGGGCGCTCGTCGGAAGTCATTTCGTTAACACCGTACAACTTCCCGCTCGGGTGACTCACCTGACCGCCCGGTAGGCTGGAGGACGACATGATCGAACTCGACCTCTCCTCCCAGATCGCCGACCTGCGATCCACCTTCGCCGACATCACCGCGGTGGTCGACGTCGACCGGCTGCGCGCCGACATCGCCGACCTGAGCGAGAAGGCGGGAGCCCCCGACCTCTGGGACGACACCACGAACGCCCAGAAGGTGACGAGCGCGCTCAGTCACCGCCAGTCGGAGCTCGCGCGCATCACGGCGATCGAGCGCCGTCTGGACGACCTGGAGGTGCTGGTCGAGCTCGCGAACGAGGCGGAGGACGAGGAGTCTGCCGCCGAGGCGCGGGCCGAGCTGCAGTCGCTGCAGACCGCGCTCGGCGACCTGGAGGTCCAGACGCTGCTGAGCGGCGAGTACGACGACCGCGCGGCCATCGTGACCATCCGCTCCGGCGCGGGCGGCGACGACGCCACCGACTTCGCCGAGATGCTCATGCGCATGTACCTGCGCTGGGCGGAGCAGCACAAGTACCCGGTGAAGGTCATGGACACGTCGTATGCGGAGGGCGCCGGCATCAAGTCCGCGACCTTCGAGGTGGATGCGCCCTACGCGTTCGGCACGCTGTCGGTGGAGGCCGGCACCCACCGCCTCGCGCGCATCAGCCCGTTCGGCTCGGCCGACAAGCGGCAGACGTCCTTCGCCGCAGTGGAGGTCATCCCGCTGATGGAGGAGGCGACAGAGGTCGAGGTCCCGGAAGGCGATATCCGCGTGGATGTGTTCCGCTCGTCCGGCCCCGGCGGCCAGTCGGTCAACACCACCGACTCCGCGGTGCGCATCACCCACCTCCCGACCGGCCTCGTCGTCTCGATGCAGAACGAGAAGTCGCAGATCCAGAACCGTGCCGCCGCCATGCGCGTGCTGCAGACCCGACTCCTGCTGCTGCAGAAGGAGGAGGAGGCCGCGAAGAAGAAGGAGCTCGCCGGCACGATCACGGCGAGCTGGGGCGACCAGATGCGCTCCTACTTCCTCTACGGCCAGCAGCTGGTGAAGGACCTCCGCACCGGCTACGAGTCGGGCAACCCGAGCGCCGTCTTCGACGGCGACCTCGACGGCTTCATCGCGGCGGGCATCCGCTGGCGCGCGGGCAACAAGTCCGGGGAGTAGAGCCGGAGGTCGTCCTGCTGGGGCGCGGAACGGCGGGGTTGTGCCGCACGGGCATGTCGCTACTGCGGATCGGGGCGGGACTGCTTAGTCTCAAGGGGTCATGATCCGGTTCGAACACGTATCCAAGCAGTACCCGGGCACAGCGCGCCCTGCACTCAACGGCATCAACCTCGAAGTGCTGCGCGGAGAGTTCGTCTTCCTCGTCGGCGCCTCGGGCTCCGGCAAGTCCAGCTGCCTGCGCCTGATCCTCAAAGAGGAGAAGCCGACCAAGGGCAAGATCCACGTGCTGGGGCAGGACCTCGGCACGATCTCGTCGCGCAAGGTGCCGTACTTCCGCCGCAACATCGGTGTCGTCTTCCAGGACTTCCGGCTGCTGCCGAACAAGAACGTCTTCCAGAACGTCGCCTTCACCCTGCAGGTGATCGGCAAGTCGCGGGGCTTCATCCAGGAGGCCGTGCCCGACGTTCTGAAGATGGTCGGCCTCGACGGCAAGGCGCAGCGCCTGCCGCACGAGCTCTCGGGTGGTGAGCAGCAGCGCGTCGCGATCGCCCGGGCGGTGGTCAACAAGCCGCAGGTGCTCCTCGCCGACGAGCCCACCGGAAACCTCGACCCCGCGACGAGCGCCGGCATCATGGCCGTGCTCGAACGCATCAACGCCGGCGGCACCACCGTCGTCATGGCCACGCACGAGGCCGCGATCGTCGACCAGATGAAGCGACGCGTCATCGAGCTCGTCGGCGGCCAGATCGTCCGCGACGAGCGCCACGGCGGATACGGCTTCACCGCCGCGATCCCGGTGGCGCAGCCGCTGGAGCGCGACGAGCCGGTCTCCGACGCGACACCCGTGTTCGCGGGAGCGGCCGCGGCAACGCCCGCCGCGCCGATGACCCGGCCGAACGCACCGACCTCGACACCGACCGCCCCGGTGGCGGTGCCGCAACAGGCACAGCCGCAGCAGGCGCCGCAGACGCCGGCTCACCAGCCGCAGCACGCGCAGCCCGCCGAGCAGCCGCGGCCGGCCGCCTATCCGGCCCCGGTGCAGTTCGCGACCGCCCCGGTCCCGCCGGCCCCCGCGTCGGAGGAGCTGCCCGAACACCTGAACTTCACGGCGAACCTCGACCTCAGCGGACTCCGCGAGGACGCCGACCGTGACGGCGACCAGAATGTGGGGCCGACGAAATGAGATTCGGACTCATCTGGTCGGAGGTCGGCAACGGCCTCCGCCGCAACCTGTCGATGGTCGTGTCGGTCATCCTCGTCACGTTCATCTCGCTGACCTTCGTCGGCACCGCCGTCCTGCTGCAGATGCAGATCGGCCAGATGAAGACCTACTGGTACGACCGCGCGCAGGTCGCCGTGTACATGTGCACGACGACGGACAACTGCGCGAGCGGGCCGGCCACCGACCAGTCCATCGAGGCGGTCAAGAAGCAGCTCGAGTCGCCCGAGCTCGCCCCGTACATCCAGAAGTTCTACTTCCAGGACCAGAAGCAGGGCTACGAGCAGTTCAAAGAGCAGTTCAAGGGCAACCAGATCGCCGACTTCGTGACGCCGGACATGATCCCGCAGACGTTCTGGGTGAACCTGAAGGATCCGAACCAGTCGGCCGTGCTCACCGAGACGCTCTCCGGGTCGGCGGGCGTGCAGAGCGTTGTCGACCAGCGGAGCTACCTGGACCAGATCTTCAGCATCCTCAACGCCGCCAGCTACACCGCGATCGGCATCGCGGCGCTCATGCTCGTGGCGGCGGTGCTGCTGATCGCCACGACGATCCGGCTCTCCGCGTTCTCGCGAAGGCGGGAGATCGGGATCATGCGGCTGGTCGGCGCCTCCAACCGCTTCATCCAGACGCCGTTCATCATCGAGGGCGTGATCGCCGCGCTCGTCGGGTCGATCCTCGCCTCGGTCGTGATCGCGCTGGGCGTGCAGTTCTTCGTCCGCGGGTACCTCAGCCAGCGCATCCAGTCGATCAACTTCGTCGGGATGGAGCAGGCCTGGCTGGTGATCCCCATCCTCGTCGTGATCGGCGTGGTGCTGGCCGCCGCGTCCGCCAACTTCGCCATCAAGCGGTATCTGAAGGTCTGAGCCGTGCCCGGGAGACCGGGGAGGCGATAGACTGGTCCGCTGCCCGGCACCGCGCCGGGCGATGACCGTCGCCGATGTGAGGAGCGAGCTGTGCCGAAGGAACGGGGCCAGAAGGTCGTGGCCACCAATCGCCGGGCGCGCCACGACTACACGATCGAGGACACCTTCGAGGCGGGCCTCGTGCTCACCGGGACCGAGGTGAAGTCGCTGCGGATGGGACGGGCGTCCCTCGTCGACGGCTACGCGTTCGTCGACGGCGGAGAGGCCTGGCTCGACGCCGTGCACATCCCCGAGTACGCCGACGGCACCTGGAACAACCACGCACCGCGCCGCAAGCGGAAGCTGCTGCTGCACAAGGCCCAGATCCTCAAGATCGAGAACAAGGTCAAGCAGGGCGGCTACACCATCGTGCCGCTGTCGATCTACTTCAACGACGGCCGCGCGAAGGTCGAGATCGCGGTCGCCAAGGGCAAGCGCGAGTACGACAAGCGGCAGGCTCTGCGGGAGCGTCAGGACCAGCGTGAGGCGCAGCGGGCGATGTCCACGCGCAACCACCTGGGCGAGTGACCGTTCCGGCGGAGTGACAGACTGAGGTCATGGACTCCACCGCTCAGCGCATCCCGATCGCAGGAACCTACAACTTCCGGGATGTCGGCGGCTACCCGGCGGCGGGCGGCACCACGCGCCGCGGAAAGCTGTACCGCGCCGACGCGCTTGGCCGGATCGGACGACCCGGGCGGGAGGCGCTCCGCGAGCTGGGCATCCGCATCGTGATCGACCTGCGCGACGACTTCGAGGTGGAGGCGCTGCCCGACGATCTGGACGGACTGGACGTCGAGGTGCTGCGGCTGCCGGTGTTCGAGGGCTCCGGCGCCTCGGCGGCCACCGTCGGCGCGACCATCGTGCACCTGTACGACAAGATCGTCTTCCAGCACACCGACGTGATCGTCCGTGCCCTGCGCGAGATCGCGGACACGGGGGAGGAGGCGGTGGTCGTGCACTGCACGGCGGGCAAGGACCGCACCGGCATCGTCGTGGCGCTCGCCCTGCTCGCCGTCGGTGTCGACCGCGAGACCGTCGTGGCCGACTACGCGCTCACCGAGGACAACCTGCGCGGGCCGTGGCTCGAGGGGATGCTGGATTTGGTCCGCGGCTACGGGGTCGAGGTGACGCCCGATCTGCGGATCATTCTCGGCGGCAGTCCGCGGGAGGCGCTGGAGACCACGATCGACCGGATCGAGGAGCGCGCGGGCAGCGTTCGGCAGTACCTGCTCGACGCGGGACTGGACGAGGTCGAGCTGGCGATGCTCCGCTCCGTGCTCGTCGAGCCGGCCTGACGCGCAGCACCCGCCGGGATTCTCATCGGACCCATAACCGCTTCCCAGCGCGAACAGGGCTCTCGGCTGCTTTCATATGAACATGAGCAACACACCGCCCACCGATCCCACCGAGCCGCTGCCGGCTTCCCCGGGCTACACGCCGCCGCCTGGTCCGCCTGCGCCGGCTCCGGGTCCCGCTGCTCCGGGCGCGGCGGTACCGGGCACGCCGGCGCCCGTGGTCACCGAGCCGTTCTACAAGCGGCACGGACTGGCGTTCGCGATCTCGACGCTCGTGCTCTCGATCGTCGTACTGCTCGGGCTGGTGACGGCCGGCTCCTTCGCGGTCGCCAGCGTGGTGTCGCACATGGGCGAGCGGGCCATCTCGCGCGTCATCCCGGGGCAGGGTCACGGGCAGCCGGGAATGCCCGGGATGCCGGGGATGCCGGGCGACGGCGATGATAACGGCGGCGGCGGCCAGCAGGGCGGCGACCAGAAGGGCCGCGTGCTCGTGCGCGGCACCATCGTCTCCATCTCGGGGGACACCTGGACCATCGACCGCGACAGCGGCTCGTCGGTCGAGGTGCGGGTGACGTCGTCGACGGTGTTCGGCACGCCGATGCAGTCGGCGTCGAAGTCGGACTTCGCGAAGGGGGACGAGGTGATCGTCATCGCGAAGCGCGCCGACGACACCGTGACCGCGACGCGCGTGCTCAAGCTGGACGCGTTCCCCACCCGTCCGCCGTCGACGCCGGGCACGCCGCAGACCCCGGGATCCTGATAGAGCCCGGATCCTGATCCCCGCAGGTCGGCAGCCGCCGGTCAGCTGGCGGAGAACCGCGCGTGCACCTGCACCGCGATGGTCAGCTCCTCCGGCTTGAGCGACAGGGTCGCCCCTCCGGAGTCGGCGGACACCGCGCGGGCGAACAGCGGCTGCGGCGGCTGCCCCGGCGCCGATCCGTCGCCGAGCATGCCCGGGTCGCTGAGCGCGAGCGGCTTCACCGTGGTGAGCCCGAGACTCGTCGCGTACACCGTCG
Proteins encoded:
- a CDS encoding cation diffusion facilitator family transporter: MSHDHGHTANRNRLLIAIGIVAVVLVVEVVGAWVSGSLSLLADAGHMLSDLAGLIIALMATIVAARPATDRQTFGFRRAEVFGALINGLILVVVAVTVTVGAIGRLVGGETEVHSVPMLVVAVIGLVANFGALLLLRPAAGHSINMRGAYLEVFGDLVGSATVIVAAVVILLTGFTPADAIASLLIAALIVPRAFVLLRDVVRVLSEAAPADTDVAEIRDHILGTAGVVAVHDVHVWAITSGAPVFSAHVVCEPAVFREGRTGTLLDELSGCLSKHFDVEHSTFQLEPAEHAAHEDEFHR
- a CDS encoding DedA family protein, coding for MADAKLGLSFPTDPSWSTVIHHAGLIPWLDPNTIIHSAGPWALLVVCGIVFAETGLLVGFLLPGDTLLIISGLLTHTSLVFGVDIWWVCLAIAFAAFLGGEAGYLIGHKAGPRIFERKETGLFSMENVRRTNQFFERFGALAVIVARFVPIVRTFAPVAAGVGHMSYKKYSLYNALGALLWGAGLTFFGYLIGYIPPVANFVSSYIDVILIGAVVITLVPTLFHYFQSLRKSKRKAAEDAAAPAAVEEPAPAPTHPEA
- a CDS encoding LLM class flavin-dependent oxidoreductase; translated protein: MAGKLELGIDTFGDVTRDADGTPLSQAQTLRNVVAEGVQADRVGLDFFGVGEHHREDFAVSAPEVVLAAIAGQTERIHLGSAVTVLSSDDPVRVFQRFATLDGISGGRAEVILGRGSFIESFPLFGYDLAKYEELFEEKLSLFAEVRKQQPVTWTGELRAPLNDQSVYPHVEHGLLKTWIGVGGSPESVVRAAHYGFPLVLAIIGGGPMRFQPLAELYRKALEQFGQDTSLPIGVHSPGFIAETDQEAKDILWPHYEVMTNRIGRERGWPPASRARFEHEAGPDGALVVGSPETVAQKIAYAAKGLGASRFDIKMSNGTLPHDDLMRSIELYGTEVAPRVHELMS
- a CDS encoding MFS transporter, which encodes MTSDERPFSFRSVALAAFLPTLLFSIGEGAIIPIIPVAAGNLGATLAMAGFIASMVMLGELIGDIPSGWVVSRVGERTSMIGAAVVAIVGVAICLLAPNYWVLMAGIFLVGIATAVFALARHAFMTSYVPARYRARALSTLGGIFRGGWFVGPLIASAVIAATGSTQSVFWIFIISCLGSVVVLLALPDPEKMFGPSARVTDESGAQVTAGEEEAEERTHGLFRTIWSFREVLIRMGAGVSLVAAIRSARTVLMPLWAVSIGLSESNTALIIGLAGAVDFALFYASGQIMDRFGRMWSAIPSMIGLGLGFLVLAFSHDLSSAVAWYIGVSLFLSVANGIGSGIVMTLGADLAPKDRPAPFLGAWRFSADAGQAAAPLVVSLLTALVSISFASGVMGVLGLVGAGMLARYIPRYVPRRPRTA
- the prfB gene encoding peptide chain release factor 2 gives rise to the protein MIELDLSSQIADLRSTFADITAVVDVDRLRADIADLSEKAGAPDLWDDTTNAQKVTSALSHRQSELARITAIERRLDDLEVLVELANEAEDEESAAEARAELQSLQTALGDLEVQTLLSGEYDDRAAIVTIRSGAGGDDATDFAEMLMRMYLRWAEQHKYPVKVMDTSYAEGAGIKSATFEVDAPYAFGTLSVEAGTHRLARISPFGSADKRQTSFAAVEVIPLMEEATEVEVPEGDIRVDVFRSSGPGGQSVNTTDSAVRITHLPTGLVVSMQNEKSQIQNRAAAMRVLQTRLLLLQKEEEAAKKKELAGTITASWGDQMRSYFLYGQQLVKDLRTGYESGNPSAVFDGDLDGFIAAGIRWRAGNKSGE
- the ftsE gene encoding cell division ATP-binding protein FtsE yields the protein MIRFEHVSKQYPGTARPALNGINLEVLRGEFVFLVGASGSGKSSCLRLILKEEKPTKGKIHVLGQDLGTISSRKVPYFRRNIGVVFQDFRLLPNKNVFQNVAFTLQVIGKSRGFIQEAVPDVLKMVGLDGKAQRLPHELSGGEQQRVAIARAVVNKPQVLLADEPTGNLDPATSAGIMAVLERINAGGTTVVMATHEAAIVDQMKRRVIELVGGQIVRDERHGGYGFTAAIPVAQPLERDEPVSDATPVFAGAAAATPAAPMTRPNAPTSTPTAPVAVPQQAQPQQAPQTPAHQPQHAQPAEQPRPAAYPAPVQFATAPVPPAPASEELPEHLNFTANLDLSGLREDADRDGDQNVGPTK
- the ftsX gene encoding permease-like cell division protein FtsX, whose amino-acid sequence is MRFGLIWSEVGNGLRRNLSMVVSVILVTFISLTFVGTAVLLQMQIGQMKTYWYDRAQVAVYMCTTTDNCASGPATDQSIEAVKKQLESPELAPYIQKFYFQDQKQGYEQFKEQFKGNQIADFVTPDMIPQTFWVNLKDPNQSAVLTETLSGSAGVQSVVDQRSYLDQIFSILNAASYTAIGIAALMLVAAVLLIATTIRLSAFSRRREIGIMRLVGASNRFIQTPFIIEGVIAALVGSILASVVIALGVQFFVRGYLSQRIQSINFVGMEQAWLVIPILVVIGVVLAAASANFAIKRYLKV
- the smpB gene encoding SsrA-binding protein SmpB, whose product is MPKERGQKVVATNRRARHDYTIEDTFEAGLVLTGTEVKSLRMGRASLVDGYAFVDGGEAWLDAVHIPEYADGTWNNHAPRRKRKLLLHKAQILKIENKVKQGGYTIVPLSIYFNDGRAKVEIAVAKGKREYDKRQALRERQDQREAQRAMSTRNHLGE
- a CDS encoding tyrosine-protein phosphatase: MDSTAQRIPIAGTYNFRDVGGYPAAGGTTRRGKLYRADALGRIGRPGREALRELGIRIVIDLRDDFEVEALPDDLDGLDVEVLRLPVFEGSGASAATVGATIVHLYDKIVFQHTDVIVRALREIADTGEEAVVVHCTAGKDRTGIVVALALLAVGVDRETVVADYALTEDNLRGPWLEGMLDLVRGYGVEVTPDLRIILGGSPREALETTIDRIEERAGSVRQYLLDAGLDEVELAMLRSVLVEPA
- a CDS encoding DUF5666 domain-containing protein: MSNTPPTDPTEPLPASPGYTPPPGPPAPAPGPAAPGAAVPGTPAPVVTEPFYKRHGLAFAISTLVLSIVVLLGLVTAGSFAVASVVSHMGERAISRVIPGQGHGQPGMPGMPGMPGDGDDNGGGGQQGGDQKGRVLVRGTIVSISGDTWTIDRDSGSSVEVRVTSSTVFGTPMQSASKSDFAKGDEVIVIAKRADDTVTATRVLKLDAFPTRPPSTPGTPQTPGS